In a genomic window of Prochlorococcus marinus subsp. marinus str. CCMP1375:
- a CDS encoding ABC transporter ATP-binding protein, whose amino-acid sequence MIRLEKVSKIYPTAEVLKEITWEIKPSQRIGLVGVNGAGKSTQLRIIAGLEEVSSGEVLYEGQPRIAYLQQEFDVDVNRTLREELFQAFADAAEVLIEINKIEQQMNSEKAKSDDQFLNSLIKQLGTLQMRFEALHGYELEAQIEKLLPQIGFFSDDAERLVGDFSGGWQMRVALGKILLQEPDLLLLDEPTNHLDLETIEWLEKYLLKQTAAMVIISHDRSFLDRICTNIVSTERGISRTYNGNYSDYLNQKELESESIKAAFDRQQKELTAQQDYIERFRASATRSTQAKSREKLLNKLDKIEAPISELKKPNFSFPKAPRSGKSVVRVDDLTHTYNDKIIFLGAKLHIETGDHIAILGPNGAGKSTLLRLIIGKEKAEDGLVELGRHNVIPSYFEQNQSEALELSKTVLDTLFDVVPDWSNTKVRSLLGSLGFSNDDVFKKVADLSGGEKARVALALIIVKPCNLLLLDEPTNHLDIPAKEMLEEAIKNYEGSLVVVSHDRYFISKVANRIVEIRDGQLIFYSGNYDYYKDKKRQQIEKEKALLDEAKKEAKRIAKRKLQRKSKKK is encoded by the coding sequence CATAGGTCTTGTTGGTGTCAACGGTGCTGGGAAGTCAACGCAATTAAGAATTATTGCAGGCTTAGAGGAAGTCAGTTCAGGTGAGGTCTTATATGAGGGACAACCGCGTATTGCATATTTGCAACAAGAATTTGATGTTGATGTAAATAGGACCTTGAGAGAAGAATTGTTTCAAGCATTTGCTGATGCTGCAGAAGTTTTAATTGAAATCAACAAGATAGAGCAACAGATGAATTCAGAAAAAGCTAAATCAGATGATCAATTTTTAAATTCTTTGATTAAACAATTAGGTACTCTTCAAATGCGTTTTGAAGCGTTGCATGGTTATGAGTTGGAGGCACAAATTGAGAAGCTTTTGCCTCAAATAGGCTTTTTTTCAGATGACGCAGAACGATTGGTTGGCGATTTTTCAGGTGGTTGGCAAATGAGGGTTGCATTAGGGAAGATTTTGTTACAAGAACCTGACTTATTGTTATTAGATGAACCAACTAATCATTTAGATCTAGAAACAATTGAATGGCTCGAGAAGTATTTATTAAAGCAAACAGCTGCGATGGTAATTATTAGCCACGACAGAAGTTTTTTAGACAGAATATGCACTAATATTGTAAGTACAGAAAGAGGAATTTCCAGGACATATAATGGCAATTATTCTGATTATTTAAACCAGAAAGAATTAGAATCTGAATCAATTAAGGCAGCTTTTGATCGTCAACAAAAAGAATTAACAGCTCAACAAGATTATATTGAAAGATTTAGAGCTAGTGCAACTAGAAGTACCCAAGCCAAAAGCAGAGAGAAGTTGTTAAATAAACTAGATAAAATAGAAGCACCTATTTCCGAATTAAAAAAACCTAATTTTTCATTTCCTAAAGCTCCAAGATCGGGGAAAAGTGTTGTTAGAGTGGATGATTTGACACATACTTATAACGATAAAATTATTTTTCTAGGAGCTAAGTTGCATATAGAGACCGGAGATCATATCGCAATATTAGGCCCTAATGGAGCAGGCAAATCTACATTATTGCGCTTAATAATTGGTAAGGAAAAAGCAGAAGATGGTTTAGTTGAATTAGGTAGGCATAATGTTATCCCTAGTTATTTTGAACAAAATCAATCTGAAGCGCTTGAACTTAGCAAGACAGTATTAGACACCTTATTTGATGTTGTTCCTGATTGGAGCAATACAAAAGTAAGATCATTATTAGGAAGCCTTGGTTTTAGTAATGATGACGTTTTTAAAAAAGTTGCTGATTTAAGTGGAGGCGAAAAAGCCCGTGTTGCATTGGCTTTGATCATAGTCAAGCCTTGTAACTTGCTTCTCCTTGATGAACCTACTAATCATTTAGATATACCAGCTAAAGAAATGCTTGAAGAAGCAATTAAAAATTATGAAGGTTCTTTGGTAGTTGTTTCCCATGATCGTTACTTCATCTCAAAAGTTGCAAATCGAATTGTAGAAATTAGAGATGGTCAGCTAATTTTTTACTCTGGTAATTATGATTATTATAAGGATAAAAAAAGGCAGCAAATAGAAAAAGAAAAAGCATTACTTGATGAAGCAAAAAAAGAAGCTAAAAGAATTGCTAAGAGAAAACTTCAGCGAAAGAGTAAAAAGAAATAG
- a CDS encoding trypsin-like peptidase domain-containing protein, which yields MNTKNKMTIKLTSKTISELMKKYKPIYGYALSLLILGTNTSARTAFIVPLTSQIERKQFQLIANKSFVSEALKKSGPAVVTIETQRKVFTNNRNIFPPNLLIDPNFERFFANPNRQYQRPRIERGQGSGVIFASEGLVLTNAHVVENSEELMVGLSDGRRIPGRVVGQDYLTDLAVVRLKGLGPWPKAYLGNSEEIEVGDWAIAVGNPYGLEKTVTLGIISNLNRNVSQLGISDKRLNLIQTDAAINPGNSGGPLLNSQGEVIGINTLVRSGPGAGLGFAIPINKAIEIANQLASRGRAIHPMIGVNLSPTNGKGALIIYVLPGGPAEKRGLKVNDVIISINNKDVKNPQDVVNTINSNGISKKMKFLILRNNITIKIDIKPIDIRGFRSL from the coding sequence ATGAATACAAAAAATAAAATGACCATTAAATTAACCTCAAAAACTATTTCTGAGTTGATGAAGAAATACAAACCTATATATGGTTATGCCTTAAGTCTATTAATTCTAGGGACAAATACCTCAGCAAGAACAGCATTTATAGTTCCTTTAACTAGTCAAATTGAACGCAAACAATTTCAACTAATTGCAAACAAATCGTTTGTATCTGAAGCATTAAAAAAAAGTGGCCCTGCTGTAGTTACTATAGAAACTCAACGGAAAGTATTTACTAATAACAGAAATATATTCCCTCCAAATTTATTGATTGACCCAAATTTTGAAAGATTCTTTGCTAATCCAAATCGACAATATCAAAGACCAAGAATTGAACGAGGGCAAGGAAGTGGCGTTATTTTTGCTTCGGAAGGACTTGTTCTTACTAATGCACATGTAGTAGAAAACAGCGAAGAGCTTATGGTCGGGCTCTCTGATGGAAGAAGAATTCCAGGTCGGGTAGTGGGACAAGACTACCTGACGGATCTAGCGGTGGTAAGACTTAAAGGCTTAGGACCTTGGCCAAAGGCTTATTTAGGTAATTCTGAGGAAATTGAAGTTGGCGATTGGGCAATAGCAGTTGGGAACCCGTATGGATTAGAAAAAACAGTAACCTTAGGTATTATTAGCAATCTAAATCGCAATGTATCTCAACTAGGTATATCTGATAAGCGATTAAATTTAATTCAAACTGATGCTGCAATTAATCCTGGTAATTCTGGCGGCCCATTACTTAATTCTCAAGGTGAAGTAATTGGAATCAATACACTGGTTCGTTCTGGTCCTGGAGCAGGTTTAGGATTTGCTATTCCAATCAATAAAGCAATAGAAATTGCAAATCAATTAGCATCACGAGGTAGAGCTATTCATCCAATGATAGGAGTTAATTTATCTCCTACAAATGGAAAAGGAGCTTTAATTATATATGTTTTACCAGGTGGACCTGCAGAAAAAAGGGGTCTAAAAGTAAATGATGTTATCATTTCCATCAACAACAAAGATGTTAAAAACCCTCAAGATGTCGTTAATACTATAAATAGTAATGGAATAAGTAAGAAAATGAAATTTTTAATTTTAAGAAATAATATTACAATCAAAATTGATATTAAGCCTATAGATATAAGAGGGTTCAGAAGTCTATAG
- a CDS encoding DUF2973 domain-containing protein, which yields MMSSIFPFVYALIVIVLLWQALRVMSRGLFAANALEKADNPLKKDRTGQFTIHPELLNKDGKITDEDLLTVRFSNDLDPPKQTESSSE from the coding sequence ATGATGAGCTCTATTTTCCCCTTTGTATATGCTTTGATAGTAATTGTGTTGCTATGGCAGGCATTGCGAGTGATGTCTAGAGGTTTGTTTGCTGCGAATGCTCTTGAGAAAGCAGATAACCCCTTGAAAAAAGATCGTACAGGGCAATTTACTATTCATCCTGAATTACTCAATAAAGATGGGAAGATTACTGATGAGGATCTTCTTACTGTACGCTTCTCAAATGATTTGGATCCTCCAAAGCAAACAGAATCTTCGTCTGAATAA
- a CDS encoding chlorophyll a/b-binding protein produces the protein MSPEDIEPRYGFVNYAEIWNGRLAMLGIVIGLSTELLTGQGILGQIGFG, from the coding sequence ATGTCACCTGAAGACATTGAGCCTCGTTATGGATTTGTAAATTATGCTGAAATCTGGAACGGTAGATTAGCAATGCTTGGAATTGTTATTGGGTTGAGTACAGAACTATTAACTGGTCAAGGTATTCTTGGTCAAATTGGATTCGGTTAA
- the xseA gene encoding exodeoxyribonuclease VII large subunit: MNKDTVPHFSVGELNQAIGNLLSRGFAPTFLLHATVSKAQLKNGHLWLTLTDGKASISAVIWSSSLKNISFRPVEEDGVELLGKLNFWQNRATLVVQVIQIRPTLSTVLRQFEVVRSLLVNEGLIADERRRPLPRFPSAIAIFTSVPSSAYADMLRTAKERWPLTKLLVVAIPVQGEVSVKIREALSKLADSYLHLGVQALVLARGGGSREDLMVFDNEELCRQLAEFPIPVITGLGHEDDLTVADLVADHRSATPTAAIVDLLPSREMAKNNCIQLRARFKDYVTWTIQNKSREILDRKNTLVNFSPFLQLRKQKQLLSQMTKLLIALSPTSLLKRGFCIVRNNLDTAVKSVKDLKVGDQVTIELSDGYTHSKVQTIFPNKKI; encoded by the coding sequence TTGAATAAAGATACAGTCCCACATTTTTCTGTTGGTGAGCTTAATCAAGCTATAGGGAATCTTCTTTCAAGAGGATTTGCTCCTACTTTTTTACTTCATGCCACCGTATCAAAAGCCCAATTAAAGAATGGTCATCTATGGTTAACACTAACTGATGGGAAGGCAAGTATTTCTGCTGTCATATGGTCTTCCTCTTTGAAGAATATTAGTTTTCGCCCTGTTGAAGAAGATGGAGTTGAACTTTTAGGAAAATTAAATTTTTGGCAGAATCGAGCAACGTTAGTTGTTCAAGTAATCCAAATAAGGCCAACGCTTTCGACCGTTTTAAGACAATTTGAAGTAGTTCGCTCTTTATTAGTTAATGAAGGTTTGATAGCTGATGAAAGACGCAGACCATTACCAAGGTTCCCCAGTGCAATTGCTATTTTTACTAGTGTGCCAAGCTCTGCCTATGCTGATATGTTGCGGACCGCAAAGGAACGATGGCCGTTAACGAAGTTATTAGTAGTTGCTATTCCTGTTCAAGGTGAAGTATCTGTAAAGATAAGAGAAGCTTTGTCCAAATTAGCTGATTCTTATTTACATCTAGGGGTGCAAGCTCTGGTCTTGGCAAGGGGAGGCGGTAGTCGGGAGGATTTAATGGTTTTTGATAACGAGGAGCTTTGTAGACAATTAGCAGAATTTCCCATTCCAGTAATTACTGGACTTGGTCATGAAGACGATTTGACTGTGGCAGATCTTGTTGCAGATCATAGATCTGCAACTCCAACAGCAGCAATTGTAGATTTATTACCAAGCAGAGAAATGGCAAAAAATAATTGTATTCAGCTTCGTGCAAGGTTCAAAGATTATGTCACTTGGACTATTCAAAATAAAAGTAGGGAAATTTTAGACAGAAAAAATACATTGGTTAATTTTTCCCCTTTTTTACAACTGAGAAAACAGAAGCAACTACTCTCTCAAATGACCAAACTTTTGATTGCACTTTCTCCTACAAGCTTATTAAAAAGAGGGTTTTGTATAGTTCGCAATAATCTTGACACCGCTGTTAAGTCTGTTAAAGATTTAAAAGTTGGTGACCAAGTAACCATTGAATTAAGTGATGGTTATACACATTCAAAAGTTCAGACTATTTTTCCTAATAAAAAGATATAA
- the xseB gene encoding exodeoxyribonuclease VII small subunit, whose product MIKKDQDSNNNKLFNQDKVKDLSSVINKLSYEDSLKQLDDILNKLQNESLLVEDLQENYLKAKLYLKHCEQLLDKVEQEIHEIIPSEIDEIANN is encoded by the coding sequence TTGATTAAGAAAGATCAAGACTCAAATAACAATAAATTATTCAATCAAGATAAAGTAAAAGATTTATCCTCTGTAATTAATAAGTTATCTTATGAGGATTCTCTAAAGCAATTAGATGATATTTTAAACAAGCTTCAAAATGAAAGCCTTCTTGTAGAAGATCTACAGGAAAACTATCTTAAAGCAAAATTATATTTGAAGCATTGTGAACAATTATTAGATAAGGTCGAACAAGAAATTCATGAAATAATACCTAGTGAAATAGATGAAATTGCTAATAATTAG
- a CDS encoding YihY/virulence factor BrkB family protein, which yields MVIHWRRHFNWFLRSLWYASQRWNRCDCVDLSAAFAYYTLQSFFPILLISLSVASWFLGNQQGLDQQIIGLASQVLPPSVVGLVETTLIKLVNQGFGAGILGAMFLIITAGNAYLTLQRGADRLWEDALPSKTSPIPLRMQAFRLIRNRIEAFLVVLLVGVLMVIDEISSYLRMIPGAVWTDLKDNSPQLTNTLSKIPLIEVGQVIIPFMGFTIMALLLQALVPRRRVPIRPLIPGSIMIGTLLTLLNSAVSRTILSLGSRFQAYGIISGVLVLTLWIWLVGLIIYFGQCWSIGLVSNQVNRHRKTKTIHISI from the coding sequence GTGGTAATTCACTGGCGTCGCCATTTTAACTGGTTTTTAAGAAGTTTATGGTATGCATCTCAAAGATGGAACCGATGTGACTGTGTTGACCTTAGTGCCGCCTTTGCTTACTACACACTACAATCTTTCTTTCCAATATTATTAATTTCTCTTTCAGTCGCGTCATGGTTTTTAGGTAATCAACAAGGTCTTGATCAACAAATTATTGGTTTAGCATCGCAAGTACTTCCACCTTCAGTAGTTGGATTGGTAGAAACAACTTTAATAAAACTTGTAAATCAAGGATTTGGTGCTGGAATTTTAGGTGCAATGTTCTTGATTATCACTGCAGGAAATGCATATTTAACGCTTCAAAGAGGAGCCGATAGACTATGGGAAGATGCCCTGCCTTCTAAGACAAGTCCCATTCCTTTGCGAATGCAAGCTTTTAGACTCATTAGAAATAGAATAGAAGCATTTTTAGTTGTGCTTCTAGTAGGTGTATTAATGGTTATAGATGAAATAAGTTCTTATTTAAGAATGATTCCAGGGGCAGTATGGACAGACCTAAAAGATAATAGTCCTCAATTAACAAATACTTTATCAAAAATTCCCTTAATAGAAGTTGGCCAAGTAATTATTCCTTTTATGGGTTTTACAATTATGGCCCTATTACTACAAGCATTAGTACCAAGAAGGAGAGTACCTATTCGACCACTAATCCCTGGGTCAATAATGATTGGTACGCTATTAACTTTACTAAATTCTGCAGTAAGTAGAACTATCCTTTCTTTAGGCTCACGTTTTCAAGCATATGGGATTATAAGTGGTGTTTTAGTATTAACTCTTTGGATTTGGTTAGTTGGATTAATTATTTATTTTGGGCAATGTTGGAGTATTGGATTAGTTAGTAATCAAGTCAATCGTCATAGAAAAACAAAGACAATTCATATCTCCATTTAA
- a CDS encoding inositol monophosphatase family protein translates to MNETRPSILNKDQFKLLHDLVDKVAERQLRDFGKINSELKDDGTLITSCDRWSDNFIVDGVNTITNKQEGVLSEEGSKLVPSSKAYWIVDPLDGTTNFAAGIPFWAISIARFVDGNPETAILDIPALQKRVVAIKGQGVWVNNKQINPRDTNLSKSDCVSVCSRSISVLQKQPKKRFPGKIRLLGVSSLNMLSVAIGQTFGALEATPKIWDLAASWLILQELGCSIKWLDNPPTSVQVGEDLSAVNFPLIAADCEQDLERLIPWGNILMQ, encoded by the coding sequence ATGAATGAAACGAGACCCAGCATCTTAAATAAAGATCAATTTAAATTGCTTCATGATTTAGTTGACAAAGTCGCTGAAAGACAATTAAGGGACTTTGGTAAAATAAATTCTGAATTAAAGGATGATGGAACTTTAATAACTAGCTGTGATAGATGGAGTGACAATTTTATTGTTGATGGAGTTAATACGATAACCAACAAACAAGAAGGTGTTTTAAGTGAAGAAGGCTCTAAATTAGTTCCATCTTCTAAAGCATATTGGATAGTAGACCCTCTTGATGGAACAACAAACTTTGCAGCAGGAATACCATTTTGGGCAATTTCAATAGCACGTTTTGTAGATGGAAATCCAGAAACAGCAATTCTTGATATACCAGCACTTCAAAAAAGAGTTGTCGCAATTAAAGGGCAAGGTGTATGGGTGAATAACAAGCAAATAAACCCTAGAGATACTAATTTATCAAAAAGTGATTGTGTATCTGTATGCAGTAGATCAATTAGTGTATTGCAAAAACAACCAAAGAAAAGATTTCCTGGAAAAATACGCTTATTAGGTGTATCTAGCCTCAATATGCTAAGCGTTGCAATTGGACAAACTTTTGGAGCCCTTGAAGCAACACCAAAAATATGGGATTTAGCAGCATCATGGTTAATTTTACAGGAACTTGGATGTTCTATAAAATGGTTAGACAATCCTCCAACTTCAGTTCAAGTAGGAGAAGACTTAAGTGCAGTTAACTTCCCTTTAATAGCAGCTGATTGCGAACAGGATTTAGAAAGACTTATTCCTTGGGGTAATATATTAATGCAATAA